The window AAAAGTAATAAAATAAAGTATTACATTGGCGATGTTCGTGACATTAATAGTGTTAAAAATGCTATGCACGGAGTAGATTATATATTTCATGCTGCAGCACTGAAACAAGTCCCATCTTGTGAATTTTTCCCTCTTGAAGCAGTTAAGACAAATATTATGGGAACAGATAACGTTATTACAGGTGCTATTGAAATGGGGGTTGAGAAAGTAATTTGTCTATCAACTGATAAGGCAGCGTATCCAATAAATGCAATGGGAATTTCTAAAGCTATGATGGAAAAAGTTTTTGTCGCAAAGTCTAAGACTGTTGATCCAAAAAAGACTTTAATATGTGGAACTCGCTACGGAAATGTTATGGCTTCTAGAGGTTCAGTTATTCCATTGTTTATTGAACAAATAAAAAATGGGCAACCTTTAACGGTTACTGATCCAAATATGACAAGATTTTTAATGAGTCTTGAGGAGGCTGTAGAACTAGTTGTCTTTGCATTTGAAAATGCCCAAGCAGGAGACATTATGGTCCAAAAAGCTCCTGCCTCTACTATAGGTGATTTAGCTATCGCGGTTAAAGAGTTATTTGGTGCTACTAATGAAATTAATATTATTGGTACTCGCCATGGAGAGAAACTATATGAAACTCTTCTTACTAAAGAGGAGCATTTGGTAGC is drawn from Bacillus sp. FJAT-18017 and contains these coding sequences:
- a CDS encoding polysaccharide biosynthesis protein, with amino-acid sequence MFKDKVLLITGGTGSFGNAVLKRFFDTDLKEIRIFSRDEKKQDDLRKTYKSNKIKYYIGDVRDINSVKNAMHGVDYIFHAAALKQVPSCEFFPLEAVKTNIMGTDNVITGAIEMGVEKVICLSTDKAAYPINAMGISKAMMEKVFVAKSKTVDPKKTLICGTRYGNVMASRGSVIPLFIEQIKNGQPLTVTDPNMTRFLMSLEEAVELVVFAFENAQAGDIMVQKAPASTIGDLAIAVKELFGATNEINIIGTRHGEKLYETLLTKEEHLVAQDLGGFYRVPADKRDLNYDKYFVEGNEELQEVEDYNSHNTERLGIEAIKDKLLNLDYIQEELKKWRAR